The following coding sequences lie in one Catharus ustulatus isolate bCatUst1 chromosome 5, bCatUst1.pri.v2, whole genome shotgun sequence genomic window:
- the USO1 gene encoding general vesicular transport factor p115 isoform X1, giving the protein MNFLRGVMGGPSAGPQPSGADTIQKLCDRVASSTLLDDRRDAVRALKSLSKKYRLEVGIQAMEHLIHVLQTDRSDSEIIGYALDTLYNVISNDLEEEEQDDSEEENSAKQVDDLGSQFTEIFIKQQENVTLLLTLVEEFDFHVRWPGVKLLTSLLKQQGPQVQQIILVSPMGVSRLMDLLADSREVIRNDGVLLLQQLTKSNAAIQKIVAFENAFERLLDIITEEGNSDGGIVVEDCLLLLQNLLKNNNSNQNFFKEGSYIQRMKPWFEVGDDNCGWSAQKVTNLHLMLQLVRVLVSPTNPPGATSSCQKAMFHCGLLQQLCTILMATGVPADILTETINTVSEVIRGCQTNQDYFASVNAPSNPPRPAIVVLLMSMVNERQPFVLRCAVLYCFQCFLYKNQKGQGEIVSTLLPSTIDATGNSVSAGQLLCGGLFSTDSLSNWCAAVALAHALQENATLKEQLLRVQLATSIGNPPVSLLQQCTNILSQGSKVQTRVGLLMLLCTWLSNCSIAVTHFLHNPANVPFLTGQIAENLGEEEQLVQGLCALLLGISIYYNDNSLENYRKEKLKQLIEKRIGRENFIEKLGFISKHELYSRAAQKPQPSFSSPDHMMFDHEFTKLVKELEGVISKAIYKSSEEDKKEEEVKKTLEQHDNIVTHYKKVIREQDQELEELKQRINTLTSQNEQLQATVTQQVSQIQQHKDQYNLLKVQLGKDNQHHNSHGDTLQMNGIQTEEVSKLKEELEEWKNKHELLQGQLREKDSVIEKLSSSQLEMGATEQASQISKFGGLEHSNELQKELEMLRSQIQLQSAEISKLQMENQKLQVMNATADPVLRDSGAAAATSSELEGRLEQEIKELKSEVKALSEEKESLKQQLDSSSSTVAILQDEKSKLQREVAESKKEQDDLLVLLADQDQKISALKIKLKDLGVPVEDEDDTESGDQGDEDEDGDEEEQDENAAVCYHEN; this is encoded by the exons ATGAACTTCTTGCGGGGCGTCATGGGCGGCCCCAGCGCCGGCCCGCAGCCCTCGGGGGCCGACACG ATCCAGAAGCTGTGTGACCGGGTAGCTTCGTCCACGTTGCTGGATGACCGGAGGGATGCTGTCCGTGCTCTCAAGTCATTATCCAAG AAATACCGGCTGGAGGTCGGCATCCAAGCCATGGAACACCTCATCCACGTTCTGCAGACAGACCG TTCAGATTCTGAAATAATTGGCTATGCTTTGGACACACTCTACAATGTTATATCGAATGACCTAGAAGAGGAGGAGCAAG ATGACTCTGAAG AAGAAAACTCAGCAAAACAAGTTGATGATCTGGGGAGTCAGTTCACAGAGATTTTCATTAAACAGCAAGAAAATGTCACTCTGCTGTTGACTCTGGTGGAG GAGTTTGATTTCCATGTTCGTTGGCCTGGAGTGAAGCTCCTGACATCTCTGTTAAAGCAGCAGGGGCCTCAAGTGCAGCAGATCATTCTGGTCAGCCCCATGG GTGTTTCCCGCCTCATGGATTTGCTAGCAGACTCCAGGGAGGTGATCCGCAATGAC GGAGTCCTGTTGTTGCAGCAATTGACCAAAAGTAACGCAGCCATACAGAAGATTGTTGCCTTTGAAAATGCCTTTGAGAGACTTCTGGATATCATaacagaggaaggaaacagCGATGGAG GCATAGTGGTGGAAGACTGTCTCCTCCTGTTGCAAAACTTGTTGAAGAATAATAATTCCAATCAGAATTTCTTCAAGGAAGGTTCATACATTCAGCGTATGAAGCCTTGGTTTGAGGTTGGAGATGACAACTGTGGGTGGTCTGCACAGAAAGTAACTAATCTTCACCTGATGCTGCAG CTTGTGCGGGTGCTGGTGTCCCCCACAAACCCTcctggtgccaccagcagctgtCAGAAGGCCATGTTCCACtgtgggctgctgcagcagctctgcaccatCCTCATGGCAACCGGCGTTCCTGCTGATATCCTGACGGAA ACCATTAATACTGTATCGGAGGTCATCCGAGGATGCCAGACAAATCAAGACTACTTTGCCTCTGTAAATGCACCTTCTAATCCACCAAG GCCTGCAATCGTAGTGCTGCTCATGTCCATGGTGAACGAGAGGCAGCCCTTCGTGCTACGCTGTGCTGTTCTCTACTGCTTCCAGTGCTTTCTGTACAAAAACCAgaaaggacaaggagaaattGTCTCAACGCTCCTGCCATCCACCATTGACG CTACAGGTAACTCTGTGTCAGCGGGTCAGCTGCTCTGCGGGGGCCTCTTCTCCACCGACTCCCTGTCCAACTGGTGTGCTGCCGTGGCCCTGGCCCACGCCCTGCAGGAGAACGCCACGctcaaggagcagctgctgcgCGTCCAGCTGGCCACCAGCATCGGCAACCCGCCCGTGtcgctgctgcagcagtgcaccAACATCCTCTCGCAG GGCAGCAAAGTCCAGACCAGGGTTGGACTGCTGATGCTGCTTTGTACTTGGCTGAGCAACTGCTCCATTGCTGTCACCCACTTCCTTCACAATCCAGCCAATGTGCCTTTT CTCACAGGGCAGATAGCTGAAAACCTTGGAGAAGAGGAGCAGCTTGTCCAAGGCCTGTGTGCACTTCTGCTTGGCATTTCCATCTACTACAATGACAATTCCCTTGAGAATTACAGGAA AGAGAAACTGAAGCAGCTGATTGAGAAGAGGATTGGCAGGGAGAATTTCATTGAGAAGCTTGGCTTCATTAGCAAACATGAACTTTattccagagctgctcagaaacCACAGCCTAGTTTCTCTAGCCCAGACCACATGATGTTTGACCATGAGTTTACAAAGCTGGTAAAGGAATTGGAAG GTGTCATAAGTAAAGCAATTTACAAGTCCAGTgaagaagataaaaaggaagaggaggtcAAGAAGACATTGGAACAGCATGACAACATTGTGACTCACTACAAAAAAGTCATTAGAGAGCAG gaccAGGAGCTTGAAGAACTAAAACAACGAATCAACACTTTAACATCCCAAAATGAACAGCTCCAGGCTACAGTCACACAGCAAGTGTCTCAGATCCAGCAGCATAAGGACCAATATAATCTCCTGAAAGTACAGCTAG GAAAGGACAACCAGCATCATAATTCCCATGGTGACACATTGCAGATGAATGGCATTCAGACAGAAGAAGTGAGCAAATTGAAAGAGGAATTGGAAGAGTGGAAAAACAAGCATGAGCTGCTGCAAGGGCAGTTAAGGGAAAAGGATTCTGTAATAGAAAAATTG AGTTCTTCCCAGTTGGAAATGGGAGCTACAGAGCAGGCTTCACAGATCAGCAAATTTGGTGGCTTGGAGCACAGTAATGAGCTACAGAAG GAACTGGAAATGCTCAGGAGTCAGATACAACTCCAGTCTGCGGAAATCTCTAAGCTTCAGATGGAGAATCAAAAGCTCCAAGTAATG AATGCAACTGCAGATCCCGTGTTAAGAGACAgcggtgcagcagcagcaacgAGCTCAGAATTGGAGGGACGACTGgagcaagaaataaaagaactgAAG AGTGAAGTCAAAGCCCTTTCTGAGGAGAAGGAATCcctaaagcagcagctggactCATCTAGTAGCACGGTTGCTATATTGCAAGATGAGAAAAGTAAACTGCAGCGAGAAGTTGCAGAATCCAAGAAGGAGCAGGATGATCTCCTGGTGCTTTTGGCTGACCAGGATCAGAAAATATCTGCACTGAAGATCAAATTGAAGGACCTTGGTGTACCG gttgaagatgaagatgataCTGAATCTGGAGATCAaggggatgaagatgaggatggagATGAAGAGGAACAAGATGAGAATGCTGCTGTGTGTTACCATGAAAACTAG
- the USO1 gene encoding general vesicular transport factor p115 isoform X2 yields MNFLRGVMGGPSAGPQPSGADTIQKLCDRVASSTLLDDRRDAVRALKSLSKKYRLEVGIQAMEHLIHVLQTDRSDSEIIGYALDTLYNVISNDLEEEEQDDSEEENSAKQVDDLGSQFTEIFIKQQENVTLLLTLVEEFDFHVRWPGVKLLTSLLKQQGPQVQQIILVSPMGVSRLMDLLADSREVIRNDGVLLLQQLTKSNAAIQKIVAFENAFERLLDIITEEGNSDGGIVVEDCLLLLQNLLKNNNSNQNFFKEGSYIQRMKPWFEVGDDNCGWSAQKVTNLHLMLQLVRVLVSPTNPPGATSSCQKAMFHCGLLQQLCTILMATGVPADILTETINTVSEVIRGCQTNQDYFASVNAPSNPPRPAIVVLLMSMVNERQPFVLRCAVLYCFQCFLYKNQKGQGEIVSTLLPSTIDGNSVSAGQLLCGGLFSTDSLSNWCAAVALAHALQENATLKEQLLRVQLATSIGNPPVSLLQQCTNILSQGSKVQTRVGLLMLLCTWLSNCSIAVTHFLHNPANVPFLTGQIAENLGEEEQLVQGLCALLLGISIYYNDNSLENYRKEKLKQLIEKRIGRENFIEKLGFISKHELYSRAAQKPQPSFSSPDHMMFDHEFTKLVKELEGVISKAIYKSSEEDKKEEEVKKTLEQHDNIVTHYKKVIREQDQELEELKQRINTLTSQNEQLQATVTQQVSQIQQHKDQYNLLKVQLGKDNQHHNSHGDTLQMNGIQTEEVSKLKEELEEWKNKHELLQGQLREKDSVIEKLSSSQLEMGATEQASQISKFGGLEHSNELQKELEMLRSQIQLQSAEISKLQMENQKLQVMNATADPVLRDSGAAAATSSELEGRLEQEIKELKSEVKALSEEKESLKQQLDSSSSTVAILQDEKSKLQREVAESKKEQDDLLVLLADQDQKISALKIKLKDLGVPVEDEDDTESGDQGDEDEDGDEEEQDENAAVCYHEN; encoded by the exons ATGAACTTCTTGCGGGGCGTCATGGGCGGCCCCAGCGCCGGCCCGCAGCCCTCGGGGGCCGACACG ATCCAGAAGCTGTGTGACCGGGTAGCTTCGTCCACGTTGCTGGATGACCGGAGGGATGCTGTCCGTGCTCTCAAGTCATTATCCAAG AAATACCGGCTGGAGGTCGGCATCCAAGCCATGGAACACCTCATCCACGTTCTGCAGACAGACCG TTCAGATTCTGAAATAATTGGCTATGCTTTGGACACACTCTACAATGTTATATCGAATGACCTAGAAGAGGAGGAGCAAG ATGACTCTGAAG AAGAAAACTCAGCAAAACAAGTTGATGATCTGGGGAGTCAGTTCACAGAGATTTTCATTAAACAGCAAGAAAATGTCACTCTGCTGTTGACTCTGGTGGAG GAGTTTGATTTCCATGTTCGTTGGCCTGGAGTGAAGCTCCTGACATCTCTGTTAAAGCAGCAGGGGCCTCAAGTGCAGCAGATCATTCTGGTCAGCCCCATGG GTGTTTCCCGCCTCATGGATTTGCTAGCAGACTCCAGGGAGGTGATCCGCAATGAC GGAGTCCTGTTGTTGCAGCAATTGACCAAAAGTAACGCAGCCATACAGAAGATTGTTGCCTTTGAAAATGCCTTTGAGAGACTTCTGGATATCATaacagaggaaggaaacagCGATGGAG GCATAGTGGTGGAAGACTGTCTCCTCCTGTTGCAAAACTTGTTGAAGAATAATAATTCCAATCAGAATTTCTTCAAGGAAGGTTCATACATTCAGCGTATGAAGCCTTGGTTTGAGGTTGGAGATGACAACTGTGGGTGGTCTGCACAGAAAGTAACTAATCTTCACCTGATGCTGCAG CTTGTGCGGGTGCTGGTGTCCCCCACAAACCCTcctggtgccaccagcagctgtCAGAAGGCCATGTTCCACtgtgggctgctgcagcagctctgcaccatCCTCATGGCAACCGGCGTTCCTGCTGATATCCTGACGGAA ACCATTAATACTGTATCGGAGGTCATCCGAGGATGCCAGACAAATCAAGACTACTTTGCCTCTGTAAATGCACCTTCTAATCCACCAAG GCCTGCAATCGTAGTGCTGCTCATGTCCATGGTGAACGAGAGGCAGCCCTTCGTGCTACGCTGTGCTGTTCTCTACTGCTTCCAGTGCTTTCTGTACAAAAACCAgaaaggacaaggagaaattGTCTCAACGCTCCTGCCATCCACCATTGACG GTAACTCTGTGTCAGCGGGTCAGCTGCTCTGCGGGGGCCTCTTCTCCACCGACTCCCTGTCCAACTGGTGTGCTGCCGTGGCCCTGGCCCACGCCCTGCAGGAGAACGCCACGctcaaggagcagctgctgcgCGTCCAGCTGGCCACCAGCATCGGCAACCCGCCCGTGtcgctgctgcagcagtgcaccAACATCCTCTCGCAG GGCAGCAAAGTCCAGACCAGGGTTGGACTGCTGATGCTGCTTTGTACTTGGCTGAGCAACTGCTCCATTGCTGTCACCCACTTCCTTCACAATCCAGCCAATGTGCCTTTT CTCACAGGGCAGATAGCTGAAAACCTTGGAGAAGAGGAGCAGCTTGTCCAAGGCCTGTGTGCACTTCTGCTTGGCATTTCCATCTACTACAATGACAATTCCCTTGAGAATTACAGGAA AGAGAAACTGAAGCAGCTGATTGAGAAGAGGATTGGCAGGGAGAATTTCATTGAGAAGCTTGGCTTCATTAGCAAACATGAACTTTattccagagctgctcagaaacCACAGCCTAGTTTCTCTAGCCCAGACCACATGATGTTTGACCATGAGTTTACAAAGCTGGTAAAGGAATTGGAAG GTGTCATAAGTAAAGCAATTTACAAGTCCAGTgaagaagataaaaaggaagaggaggtcAAGAAGACATTGGAACAGCATGACAACATTGTGACTCACTACAAAAAAGTCATTAGAGAGCAG gaccAGGAGCTTGAAGAACTAAAACAACGAATCAACACTTTAACATCCCAAAATGAACAGCTCCAGGCTACAGTCACACAGCAAGTGTCTCAGATCCAGCAGCATAAGGACCAATATAATCTCCTGAAAGTACAGCTAG GAAAGGACAACCAGCATCATAATTCCCATGGTGACACATTGCAGATGAATGGCATTCAGACAGAAGAAGTGAGCAAATTGAAAGAGGAATTGGAAGAGTGGAAAAACAAGCATGAGCTGCTGCAAGGGCAGTTAAGGGAAAAGGATTCTGTAATAGAAAAATTG AGTTCTTCCCAGTTGGAAATGGGAGCTACAGAGCAGGCTTCACAGATCAGCAAATTTGGTGGCTTGGAGCACAGTAATGAGCTACAGAAG GAACTGGAAATGCTCAGGAGTCAGATACAACTCCAGTCTGCGGAAATCTCTAAGCTTCAGATGGAGAATCAAAAGCTCCAAGTAATG AATGCAACTGCAGATCCCGTGTTAAGAGACAgcggtgcagcagcagcaacgAGCTCAGAATTGGAGGGACGACTGgagcaagaaataaaagaactgAAG AGTGAAGTCAAAGCCCTTTCTGAGGAGAAGGAATCcctaaagcagcagctggactCATCTAGTAGCACGGTTGCTATATTGCAAGATGAGAAAAGTAAACTGCAGCGAGAAGTTGCAGAATCCAAGAAGGAGCAGGATGATCTCCTGGTGCTTTTGGCTGACCAGGATCAGAAAATATCTGCACTGAAGATCAAATTGAAGGACCTTGGTGTACCG gttgaagatgaagatgataCTGAATCTGGAGATCAaggggatgaagatgaggatggagATGAAGAGGAACAAGATGAGAATGCTGCTGTGTGTTACCATGAAAACTAG
- the USO1 gene encoding general vesicular transport factor p115 isoform X3, giving the protein MNFLRGVMGGPSAGPQPSGADTIQKLCDRVASSTLLDDRRDAVRALKSLSKKYRLEVGIQAMEHLIHVLQTDRSDSEIIGYALDTLYNVISNDLEEEEQEENSAKQVDDLGSQFTEIFIKQQENVTLLLTLVEEFDFHVRWPGVKLLTSLLKQQGPQVQQIILVSPMGVSRLMDLLADSREVIRNDGVLLLQQLTKSNAAIQKIVAFENAFERLLDIITEEGNSDGGIVVEDCLLLLQNLLKNNNSNQNFFKEGSYIQRMKPWFEVGDDNCGWSAQKVTNLHLMLQLVRVLVSPTNPPGATSSCQKAMFHCGLLQQLCTILMATGVPADILTETINTVSEVIRGCQTNQDYFASVNAPSNPPRPAIVVLLMSMVNERQPFVLRCAVLYCFQCFLYKNQKGQGEIVSTLLPSTIDATGNSVSAGQLLCGGLFSTDSLSNWCAAVALAHALQENATLKEQLLRVQLATSIGNPPVSLLQQCTNILSQGSKVQTRVGLLMLLCTWLSNCSIAVTHFLHNPANVPFLTGQIAENLGEEEQLVQGLCALLLGISIYYNDNSLENYRKEKLKQLIEKRIGRENFIEKLGFISKHELYSRAAQKPQPSFSSPDHMMFDHEFTKLVKELEGVISKAIYKSSEEDKKEEEVKKTLEQHDNIVTHYKKVIREQDQELEELKQRINTLTSQNEQLQATVTQQVSQIQQHKDQYNLLKVQLGKDNQHHNSHGDTLQMNGIQTEEVSKLKEELEEWKNKHELLQGQLREKDSVIEKLSSSQLEMGATEQASQISKFGGLEHSNELQKELEMLRSQIQLQSAEISKLQMENQKLQVMNATADPVLRDSGAAAATSSELEGRLEQEIKELKSEVKALSEEKESLKQQLDSSSSTVAILQDEKSKLQREVAESKKEQDDLLVLLADQDQKISALKIKLKDLGVPVEDEDDTESGDQGDEDEDGDEEEQDENAAVCYHEN; this is encoded by the exons ATGAACTTCTTGCGGGGCGTCATGGGCGGCCCCAGCGCCGGCCCGCAGCCCTCGGGGGCCGACACG ATCCAGAAGCTGTGTGACCGGGTAGCTTCGTCCACGTTGCTGGATGACCGGAGGGATGCTGTCCGTGCTCTCAAGTCATTATCCAAG AAATACCGGCTGGAGGTCGGCATCCAAGCCATGGAACACCTCATCCACGTTCTGCAGACAGACCG TTCAGATTCTGAAATAATTGGCTATGCTTTGGACACACTCTACAATGTTATATCGAATGACCTAGAAGAGGAGGAGCAAG AAGAAAACTCAGCAAAACAAGTTGATGATCTGGGGAGTCAGTTCACAGAGATTTTCATTAAACAGCAAGAAAATGTCACTCTGCTGTTGACTCTGGTGGAG GAGTTTGATTTCCATGTTCGTTGGCCTGGAGTGAAGCTCCTGACATCTCTGTTAAAGCAGCAGGGGCCTCAAGTGCAGCAGATCATTCTGGTCAGCCCCATGG GTGTTTCCCGCCTCATGGATTTGCTAGCAGACTCCAGGGAGGTGATCCGCAATGAC GGAGTCCTGTTGTTGCAGCAATTGACCAAAAGTAACGCAGCCATACAGAAGATTGTTGCCTTTGAAAATGCCTTTGAGAGACTTCTGGATATCATaacagaggaaggaaacagCGATGGAG GCATAGTGGTGGAAGACTGTCTCCTCCTGTTGCAAAACTTGTTGAAGAATAATAATTCCAATCAGAATTTCTTCAAGGAAGGTTCATACATTCAGCGTATGAAGCCTTGGTTTGAGGTTGGAGATGACAACTGTGGGTGGTCTGCACAGAAAGTAACTAATCTTCACCTGATGCTGCAG CTTGTGCGGGTGCTGGTGTCCCCCACAAACCCTcctggtgccaccagcagctgtCAGAAGGCCATGTTCCACtgtgggctgctgcagcagctctgcaccatCCTCATGGCAACCGGCGTTCCTGCTGATATCCTGACGGAA ACCATTAATACTGTATCGGAGGTCATCCGAGGATGCCAGACAAATCAAGACTACTTTGCCTCTGTAAATGCACCTTCTAATCCACCAAG GCCTGCAATCGTAGTGCTGCTCATGTCCATGGTGAACGAGAGGCAGCCCTTCGTGCTACGCTGTGCTGTTCTCTACTGCTTCCAGTGCTTTCTGTACAAAAACCAgaaaggacaaggagaaattGTCTCAACGCTCCTGCCATCCACCATTGACG CTACAGGTAACTCTGTGTCAGCGGGTCAGCTGCTCTGCGGGGGCCTCTTCTCCACCGACTCCCTGTCCAACTGGTGTGCTGCCGTGGCCCTGGCCCACGCCCTGCAGGAGAACGCCACGctcaaggagcagctgctgcgCGTCCAGCTGGCCACCAGCATCGGCAACCCGCCCGTGtcgctgctgcagcagtgcaccAACATCCTCTCGCAG GGCAGCAAAGTCCAGACCAGGGTTGGACTGCTGATGCTGCTTTGTACTTGGCTGAGCAACTGCTCCATTGCTGTCACCCACTTCCTTCACAATCCAGCCAATGTGCCTTTT CTCACAGGGCAGATAGCTGAAAACCTTGGAGAAGAGGAGCAGCTTGTCCAAGGCCTGTGTGCACTTCTGCTTGGCATTTCCATCTACTACAATGACAATTCCCTTGAGAATTACAGGAA AGAGAAACTGAAGCAGCTGATTGAGAAGAGGATTGGCAGGGAGAATTTCATTGAGAAGCTTGGCTTCATTAGCAAACATGAACTTTattccagagctgctcagaaacCACAGCCTAGTTTCTCTAGCCCAGACCACATGATGTTTGACCATGAGTTTACAAAGCTGGTAAAGGAATTGGAAG GTGTCATAAGTAAAGCAATTTACAAGTCCAGTgaagaagataaaaaggaagaggaggtcAAGAAGACATTGGAACAGCATGACAACATTGTGACTCACTACAAAAAAGTCATTAGAGAGCAG gaccAGGAGCTTGAAGAACTAAAACAACGAATCAACACTTTAACATCCCAAAATGAACAGCTCCAGGCTACAGTCACACAGCAAGTGTCTCAGATCCAGCAGCATAAGGACCAATATAATCTCCTGAAAGTACAGCTAG GAAAGGACAACCAGCATCATAATTCCCATGGTGACACATTGCAGATGAATGGCATTCAGACAGAAGAAGTGAGCAAATTGAAAGAGGAATTGGAAGAGTGGAAAAACAAGCATGAGCTGCTGCAAGGGCAGTTAAGGGAAAAGGATTCTGTAATAGAAAAATTG AGTTCTTCCCAGTTGGAAATGGGAGCTACAGAGCAGGCTTCACAGATCAGCAAATTTGGTGGCTTGGAGCACAGTAATGAGCTACAGAAG GAACTGGAAATGCTCAGGAGTCAGATACAACTCCAGTCTGCGGAAATCTCTAAGCTTCAGATGGAGAATCAAAAGCTCCAAGTAATG AATGCAACTGCAGATCCCGTGTTAAGAGACAgcggtgcagcagcagcaacgAGCTCAGAATTGGAGGGACGACTGgagcaagaaataaaagaactgAAG AGTGAAGTCAAAGCCCTTTCTGAGGAGAAGGAATCcctaaagcagcagctggactCATCTAGTAGCACGGTTGCTATATTGCAAGATGAGAAAAGTAAACTGCAGCGAGAAGTTGCAGAATCCAAGAAGGAGCAGGATGATCTCCTGGTGCTTTTGGCTGACCAGGATCAGAAAATATCTGCACTGAAGATCAAATTGAAGGACCTTGGTGTACCG gttgaagatgaagatgataCTGAATCTGGAGATCAaggggatgaagatgaggatggagATGAAGAGGAACAAGATGAGAATGCTGCTGTGTGTTACCATGAAAACTAG